From the Persephonella sp. genome, one window contains:
- a CDS encoding MBL fold metallo-hydrolase, producing the protein MIKILTVGPLQENTIFIIDEDTKEVVVVDPGAEGERISRELENYNLRYILATHGHIDHVGQVGFLKKNLDVPFFMSKKDLFLINNDIFPGFAQLVGATPCPEPDRFLKEGDIISFGRFNLRVIETPGHTPGSVCFYDQENGFVITGDTLFKGSIGRTDLPGGDMKQMESSLKKLMELPDDTDVIPGHGDPTKVGIEKKTNPYITGNFRIELW; encoded by the coding sequence ATGATAAAGATTCTTACAGTAGGTCCCCTTCAAGAAAACACAATCTTCATTATTGATGAAGATACAAAAGAGGTAGTCGTTGTTGATCCGGGAGCTGAAGGAGAAAGGATATCAAGAGAGCTTGAAAATTACAATCTTAGGTATATACTTGCAACACACGGTCATATTGATCATGTGGGGCAGGTGGGATTTTTGAAAAAAAATCTTGATGTTCCATTTTTTATGAGCAAGAAGGATCTTTTTTTGATAAATAATGATATATTTCCCGGTTTTGCCCAGCTGGTTGGAGCTACACCCTGTCCTGAACCTGACAGGTTTTTGAAAGAGGGAGATATTATTTCTTTTGGAAGGTTCAACCTTAGGGTTATTGAGACTCCAGGACATACCCCCGGAAGCGTCTGTTTTTATGATCAAGAAAATGGTTTTGTTATAACAGGTGATACACTTTTTAAGGGGAGCATAGGAAGAACAGATCTTCCCGGTGGAGATATGAAACAGATGGAAAGCTCCCTGAAAAAACTGATGGAACTGCCTGATGACACAGATGTAATTCCGGGACATGGGGATCCGACAAAAGTTGGCATTGAGAAAAAAACAAACCCGTATATTACAGGAAACTTCAGGATAGAGCTATGGTAA
- a CDS encoding deoxyribonuclease IV, which yields MVKIGAHVSSSKSIDLVFDRGKEIGADTIQFFASSPRSWAWKERTDQEKELFRKKRKQTGISPVVVHSSYLFNLASADEELRKKSVNGVINELKLCEELQIDYYVIHAGKAKGLDEKQAIKNIINSMKSVFSELDLKHTTFLYETLAGQKGEIGKTTDELLELIEPFSDRKVGICIDTCHIYSAGYRINTKEGFYTYKEEIKEKIGLEKVKVIHCNDSKTPFNSRKDRHEHIGEGSIGLKGFELFLNDEYFSNLPFILETPKTGDMDIINIKKLRNLIKAPVAQ from the coding sequence ATGGTAAAAATAGGAGCCCATGTATCATCATCAAAATCTATTGATCTTGTTTTTGATAGAGGGAAAGAGATAGGTGCAGATACAATCCAGTTTTTTGCTTCTTCCCCAAGATCTTGGGCATGGAAAGAAAGGACAGATCAGGAAAAAGAGCTTTTTAGAAAAAAAAGAAAACAGACAGGTATCTCTCCTGTTGTTGTTCATTCTTCTTACCTTTTCAATCTTGCATCAGCAGATGAAGAACTTAGAAAAAAATCTGTAAATGGAGTAATAAATGAGCTTAAACTGTGTGAGGAACTACAGATAGATTACTATGTGATACATGCAGGAAAGGCAAAAGGGCTTGATGAAAAACAGGCTATAAAGAATATTATTAACAGTATGAAGTCTGTATTTTCAGAATTGGATCTGAAACATACAACATTTTTGTATGAAACACTTGCAGGGCAGAAAGGGGAGATAGGAAAAACAACAGATGAACTTCTTGAGCTTATTGAGCCTTTTTCTGACAGAAAGGTTGGTATATGTATAGATACATGCCATATTTACTCAGCAGGATACAGGATAAACACAAAAGAAGGTTTTTATACCTATAAAGAGGAGATAAAAGAAAAAATAGGGCTGGAAAAGGTAAAGGTTATACACTGTAACGACTCAAAAACCCCCTTTAACTCAAGGAAAGACAGACATGAACATATAGGGGAAGGATCAATAGGTCTTAAAGGGTTTGAATTATTTTTAAATGATGAATATTTTAGTAATCTCCCCTTTATATTAGAAACCCCAAAAACAGGAGATATGGATATCATCAACATAAAAAAACTTAGAAATCTAATAAAAGCGCCCGTAGCTCAGTAG
- a CDS encoding polyprenyl synthetase family protein — MVEKAVIDRIEDELSKFMDSHVEFILKVGGYILSSGGKRLRPVLVLTFSKLLRGENQERDYPLAVAMEYLHTASLLHDDVVDGANTRRGKPSANRIFGNDTVVLTGDYMYANALYLFSIYGDIDMIKNVSDSVKKMSEGQLLELKKIGDIDMSYDEYFRILEGKTAVLFGSCCYVGTSLGGGTQKQKESAYRYGLNIGLAFQLIDDYLDYTSTEEKLGKPVCNDLREGKITYPLLSVLDQLSQEEKEFVKKVIRDTNPQKEDIEAVKNIVQSKGGMTKTIEKAKQLVDNAVGELENFPQNEYLKKLEELAKFIVEREF, encoded by the coding sequence ATGGTAGAAAAAGCTGTTATTGACAGGATTGAAGATGAGCTTTCAAAATTTATGGATTCCCATGTGGAGTTTATACTGAAGGTTGGAGGTTATATCCTCTCAAGTGGAGGTAAAAGATTGAGACCTGTTCTTGTTCTTACATTCTCAAAGCTTCTTAGAGGAGAAAATCAGGAGAGGGATTATCCCCTTGCTGTTGCAATGGAGTATCTGCATACAGCATCTTTATTACATGATGATGTTGTTGATGGTGCAAACACAAGAAGGGGAAAACCTTCAGCAAACAGGATATTTGGGAATGACACTGTAGTGCTCACAGGGGACTATATGTATGCAAACGCCCTTTATCTTTTTTCCATTTATGGTGATATAGATATGATAAAAAATGTTTCTGATTCTGTGAAAAAGATGTCTGAAGGACAGCTACTTGAGCTCAAAAAAATAGGCGATATAGATATGAGCTACGATGAGTATTTCAGGATACTTGAGGGAAAAACAGCTGTTTTGTTTGGAAGTTGCTGTTATGTTGGAACTTCACTTGGAGGAGGAACACAGAAGCAAAAAGAAAGTGCTTACAGATACGGACTTAACATCGGGCTTGCTTTCCAGCTGATAGACGATTACCTGGATTACACATCTACAGAAGAAAAGTTAGGAAAACCTGTGTGTAACGACCTTAGAGAAGGAAAGATAACATATCCTCTCCTTTCTGTTCTGGATCAGCTATCACAGGAAGAAAAAGAGTTTGTTAAAAAAGTGATAAGAGATACAAACCCTCAAAAAGAAGATATAGAAGCCGTTAAAAATATCGTCCAGTCAAAGGGAGGTATGACAAAGACCATAGAAAAAGCAAAACAGCTTGTGGATAATGCTGTCGGTGAGCTTGAAAACTTCCCCCAGAATGAATATCTTAAAAAGCTGGAGGAGCTCGCCAAATTTATTGTAGAGAGGGAGTTTTGA
- the panD gene encoding aspartate 1-decarboxylase, with protein MRRTVLKSKIHRITITGADLHYEGSLTLDEAIMEAADLVPFEKVEVFNINNGNRFSTYVIPGARYSGECILNGAAARLGHAGDLIIIVSYADLEDSELKDFKVKLVYIDEDNSIKEHKVAGVFSEEAKEIAMRNKNLIKD; from the coding sequence ATGAGAAGAACAGTGTTAAAGTCAAAAATCCACAGGATAACAATAACCGGAGCAGACCTCCATTATGAGGGATCTTTAACCCTTGATGAGGCTATTATGGAGGCTGCTGATCTGGTTCCCTTTGAGAAGGTTGAGGTTTTTAACATCAACAACGGGAACAGATTTTCAACTTATGTTATACCTGGTGCAAGATACAGCGGAGAGTGTATCCTTAACGGTGCAGCTGCAAGACTGGGGCATGCTGGAGATCTTATCATAATAGTTTCATACGCTGACCTTGAAGATTCAGAGCTGAAAGATTTTAAGGTAAAACTGGTTTATATTGATGAGGATAACTCCATTAAAGAACATAAAGTAGCTGGAGTTTTTTCCGAAGAGGCTAAAGAGATCGCAATGAGGAATAAAAATCTGATAAAGGACTGA